AGAGAAGGGCAGCTTCCATCGAATGATGACGCAGAAAGGGATACTAAGCATGACAGCTGCTGCGTAGCCCGTACTCTGCGATGCATCTTGTGCTTCCCATTGAACAAATATGGCTCGTCAGTCTTGATCTTGTGCTTCATATGGCAGGTTGACATTCGAGCGATTGGTCATGATCACAACATTCTCTGTTTCGCGACCTTATCTAccatgatggtgatggagtcatcatcagcatcagcctGAGATGGGCCTTCCACTCGAAACTCGGTGTCCGTGTTTAGAGAATGCAGGCGCTCGGGCAGGAGAAATGATTCCAAATGGTTGCAGAACGATCCTCTTCTCGAAAATACGTCGCGCAGACGGCTATAGCCCCCAGCTGCTAGCAAATATGAAACCGCCCAAGATCTCAGCACTGTCCATATTCACGGATCCGAAGTATACCTATCAACTGATGTTAGCTCGGCCAACGTAAAACTTGATCTCGAGCATGGACTCGGCGAAGGCAGCAAAGGAGACTCGGTTGTCGTTGTGCAACGTTAACCACAAAAGCTCGAACGGCCCAGGCTATCCTCTACTCTGaacacagcagcagcatcttGTTATGATGAGATAATTCGGTCCGCAAatttcttcaatttcttctgAGGATGTCCGAGTGTAAAGCGTCTTCACCAAAAAGAGACGACGCCAGCGAGGTATATCGAGTCATAAAAATCGTTATCTGACCCTAAGTTCGGGCATTGGCCTGCTCTGAAGGAGTACTCGATGGAGATATGGTACGAGTCAAACAAGTGGACCGTGCACCACGAGGAGAAGATAACCCTTGGATAAAATAATGGCGCGAGCTTCATCCGCGTGCTCACTCGTTGGGAGGTTGCAGTCGTAACCGTGGCTCGCCAGTCGCAAACCGAGTTTCCACAACAAACCAAACCATGATTCATCAGATACGGAGGCTGGGAGTTGGATCTCGTCGAAGAGCTGACTCGGCAAAGCGCTGAAGCCGGCTCCACTTTTCAGATCGATGACATCCTCGTGGAGTCGTGGGCCGTGTGGTCAATGAGGACAAAGAAACCGCGCATTGAGCATCACTGAAAATCAGAACCATCTTGTTTCCCCAAGGAGCGCgaggcaaaaaaaaactttCGACACTGAAGCAAGAATTAAGATTCTCCTGCCTGTCTACcttcaaaaaaaagaaacaaaaaccaAATTTATGCAGTTCTCAGAGCAAATAATGAAGCGGTGTGGGGGTTGAGTTCAAGTTGACGTCAGATCGCACGTTCACCAATTACAGTACATAAGATACCGCCGCAGTAAGGAAGATACAGTTTCGAAGGCACAAAGTAAGTAAACACTACCAAACTACGGATAGAAAGCAGCAGGATCCTAATGCAGCGGCCAAGCTCGGCGTCGGGCTTATCGGCTTCAGTTCAGACCTCAGATGTAGGTATGGAACCGAATCCCATAACATGCATCGCAGCCACTtcaagttggagaaggcaaTCGATACATCGATACTCTCGTGTCTAACTTGCCTCGAAATCTCGAATTGGCGGCCCTGAACCTGGAAATGAAACACGCGAAAATAAGCAGGGGCGCAAAACGGCCCTAAGTTGCGAGGCCAAGCTGTCTGTGTAGACTGAAGGTAGGCAGTCGAGGTCGCTGCGTTTGAATACTGGTTGGGATGTCCAAAATGCGCTGGCTTAAGGTTTGCTCGTATTCTCAGACACCTCAGTCGCACACGGCAAGGATCACTCAAAAGCGGATTTCAAATCTCGACATTGCTCGCAAGAACAGCACTCCAAGTTCTCGCGTCAGCGCTCGTGTTGTTCATATTGTCGACGCGCAACGTCCGTTCTAGGCCCCTGTCCATTCCCCAGGTTCGCCTCACCCGTCTCAGATAGCATTTCTGATTTCACCGCTTCACCCTTCTGGATTATGGCTTATGATTCTGTGAATGAACGGACAGAGGGGTGAACAATTAAGGTAAGTTTTATTGTCGATATACATCTCTTCGGCATATTCTTTTGGCTGCCCAATCCTGACAAGGCTGCAACTTGGGTCTTCCCGTAATGGGGAATATAACCGAGGCCGGGCTGGGTTTGACTTTACCGCTGTTTGGCTCAATACGGAACACATGTCCGTGGAACAGACCTCCTTGGAGTCTTCAACCCTGGGATATGCTCGCCTTGCATAACAGCGGAAACTCATACTCAGCACGGTTAGAAAGTCTGTACCCAGAAATCACATCTCGAGTTACACAGCTGGCAGGGAAGAACACTCTTCAAGAGCAGAGAGCCAGTCAAAAAATCCGTTCAGCAGAACGAATCATGATTcgcagaagcaggcgagTCGCCGCAATCACACCAAGACTGAGTGGAAGCCTCACCTCCAGTGCAGCGGTTGCGGAGTGTCACAATCTCGGAACTGTCGGATTGGCCACGTATAAGCGTCAGGACAAAAATGAAACAGGGGGGATCAGAATAAGCAAGTACAATTTCTCTCTTTTACCTCCGGATAAATCTGACAGCCTCGATTCCCTCACGCGGATAACTGACAGCCTGAGCCTGATGCTGACTGTATGTTTGTATGTGTAGCATAATTTTACGGCGCATTACGGTATTGTAATAAATGCTCCACCAGGCGTTCCGGCTGGTACAGCAACCGTCCATTCATACGCGATCACACCTCAGCTCTGAGGGGCTTCATAGAGAGTGTGAACGCTCTCTGATCTAGGTGCATCCTCTAGAAAGGAGAACCAACCTCTAGGCAGTTGTAGTAGTACTAGATGGTTAATACTAggaataattatattattttatagtgAATAAATCTACCGCCCACAGTGGTATCATGGCGATTCACGGTCGGCGCCAAGTGGGGCTGACCCTCCAAAGCGCTGGCCGGTGTTGAGGGAAGTTGATTCACAGGTGCTCCGGTACAAATTCTCCATCGCCCGCCCCTTCTCGTCGCTGCGGCTTTCTCTCTCTGCTCCCTCTCGTTGGTCATCCAGCCTCCAGTCCTTGCGTTCCTCCAGTCATCGACTCTGTCCTCCTGCCCGCACTTTGCCCATTGGCCTTgctcctttttcttttttttcctacTCGCTCGCCGCTGGCCACCCCTTAAGAGCCCTGATATTCCGTCGTCCAACCGCATCATTGCTTGCCTTCCCACCCCATCTGCTGTCCCTCGTCGTGATTGATCACTTGCTGGCGACCTGGCCATTTTCCACGGTTTGCGATCGAATCACCATCTCCAGGTACGTCCCAATACACCCATCGTGCTCCCCCTTACTCAAACCACCGTGCTCTTGTGTATTTTTGCTCTTGTGCTCCAATATCGCACACCTTAATTTGTCCGTGCCCAATCCCGTTGCATACTGTCTCCCTCGAGGCCTCTCCCAGCAAATCCCATCACTTTCCAACATTGCTCCTGTGTCTGCATTCCCCAGGTGCTCGGCTGCATTCTCTCGTTGGTTTCCAAACCATCGGTTGTTTTCCTTCCACAAATCACATCACTTTGGCTTCATCCCTGAACCTTCCATCCTCCACATTACCGCCGACTGTCTTGTTACTCGCGCCGTGCCGTCGCCCGCCTTTGTCGCGGACCCAACCTGGCGAGACTGACATCAGCGGCAGCCCACTGTCGCGCAACGAGCAGTGCTTTGGTTGGCACAATTCGCGCGGTCAGTCGAATTGGCTCCTGCGACCAGAAGAAGTGTACGGTTTTGCCGCGTTGTTTGATCCTTTCCTATCAATTTCAATCACTTCTACCCTTTGCATAAAATAATCGCACGTCAAAAAGTCGCTCACCCACCACGGCTGAGGGTCAGTGCTTACTACTTGGCTTCCACCGCGGCCCGGGAAGACCGCGACTGCGACTGTGATCCCAACCATCTTCCCCCCTTCCCACTCAGACAGCATTACAATCTGAGATCCCGGGCCTGCATATTCTTTGAGATATTGCAGAGTTGCAGAGAAAATCCAACTTTTTTTTCCACTTCATTTTTTATTGGCATATCCTCTTGTCATCGTGCATGTGGAAACTTGAGTTTGTCTTGCTGCACTCTGTTATGTTTTCTGTCGCGTCCCGCTTTGCGACCCAATCACCACGCGTCAACCTTCATAGTCCTCGAGCTGCTTCTGACATATCTCTTCAACTAGACGCTGAATAGTTTTGAACTGGCGCGATCACTGTTCTGTGCATCTGCGCGCAACCTGAAAGATTGACAAAATTACCCTGGTTGGGTGGTGCGTCGAATTGTGACGAGGTATGTCATCGGCTGCATCATGATTCCCGCTTGCCAACGCATACATTCCCTCAGCCCTGGAGAAACTAAACCGCGACAACCTTGGTCTCTCCCATTCCCCGCCaccccttcccattctcctCATCATGACAGCGCACAAATCAAGTGCCaaaaataaaactttatGTAGACAAGGCCGCTGACGATCCTTTACAGGTGCGCTCGTTGGACAAGCCCTTTGAAGGCGGACTCTGACATCAATCTTCGCAAAGTCCCTGGTTTGCCTGTGGGCTACATCGGGATCAACACAGCGCCTCTGCGGACACGCTGTTTGCACCGCCTCAGATCTTTGTTTCCTGCCGTGTCTCCGCCTCGTACGGACGTCGCCTGGCAGCCTAACGGGTCCAAAATCTGGATGACCTGTCGTCTCAGATAAAACCGTGTAGCTCCCGAATCCCCCGCTCTTTGCCTCTTCATTTTGTGGCGGCAATAAGCAGTAGTGCGTTTCTATCAAGCGATCGCGCTTTGTCTGACAACACATCGAGTACGAGCCCAGGCGAGGGCACCCTGGCTAGCTGCATCCGAGCCCAACCACGTTACACTTGGAGCTGAAtgtaaaaaaaaaggcggaCCCTCCGAAGGATCTAGTTAGAAGTGGTTCTGTGAAACAAGCATCTCCTCTAGCTGATCTCATTGACGCTGAGAGTTGAAAAGCTGAGAGGACGGCCAAAAAAGGAACCAAAGGTAAGCGCCCAAGTCAAGCGCCCCCGTTCCCATTCAACCCCACCAATTGACCCAGTGACCGCGCGGTGCTGCGCTCCAAATCCACTAGCTGATCAAGGTCTGCAGTCTTTGCACATTTGATCTACAAATCATAAGTTACAAGCAGCGCCTGCTCTGTTACTGCCCCTCAACTTGACCGATAATCTCAAGTGTACCGCTTCATATCCTATCATACCGCTTTAACTCTCTTGCCTCTCTATCTTACTGGAATATCTATTGACCAATCATCTACCTTCACTGCGACTACTTGTCCTGGTTGGCGGGTTCCCGACATCAACAGAAAATCGCCGATCATAACAAGCAAGGAACGTGACAAGCGCGTTCTACCCCCCGCAACTTCACAATGGAATACTCTCcgcaatatcaacaacaacatggCCAACACCCTGGACACCCATCTTCTCATATGGCCGGTCCCTATCAGCCAACACCGCAAAACCCGGGGTCTGTGGGGTCGATGACTTCTCCCACCAACCCTCAAGCACACATGCAACAAACGCATCCCACGCATCAGGCATCACCTGTTGTCCCGTCACAATCGCATTATCAACAGGCGCAAAATGCACCAGGCCCGATGCATCAACAAATGAATTTTCCCCAATCATACGGCGTCACAGCGGCCATGCAACCGCAACCATACGGCATATCCCCAACCCAGGctgctgccatggccactGCGGCCGCGTCGGGGCAGTTCTATCCCGTTCATGGCGATTCGATGGCTGGTCAGATGCAACAGGGCCCGCGCGGCTCACCACGCATGGCAGGAGTACCGGTGAAAGCTGACAGGAACCCCCGATCACCTCAAATGCCTGGTCAGATACCACCGATGGGTACGCAGGTACCGCTGCCTCCCGCCGCCCAGATGCAGCAACGTCGCATGAGCCATGTGGGTAGCCCACACGTGCAGAATGCACAGCCCGTTCTCAATCACGTCGGTCGACCTTCAGTGCCTCCTCCAATGCCTCCGCCCCAGCACCCCGTTCAACAAACCCAAGCATCACCCGACATGGTTCCCAGTGGTGCGGAGGAGTCTCCGTTGTACGTGAATGCGAAACAGTTTCATCGTATTTTGAAGCGGAGAGTTGCCCGACAGAAATTAGAAGAGCAGCTACGACTTACCTCGAAAGGTCGCAAGCCGTATCTTCATGAGTCACGCCACAATCATGCGATGCGCCGACCCCGCGGCCCCGGCGGTCGATTCCTTACTGCAGATGAAGTCGCGgccatggagaagaagggtaTCGGTTTAGGCCAGGAGAACGCAGATCCAAATGCGTCCAAATCGCTGAGTGACAGCTCGCCTTCGTCTCAGAAACGCAAGGCAAGTGATGGGAATAACGATAACTCTAACTCAGCTAAGA
This is a stretch of genomic DNA from Aspergillus puulaauensis MK2 DNA, chromosome 8, nearly complete sequence. It encodes these proteins:
- the hapB gene encoding transcription activator HAP2 (BUSCO:EOG09263KEE;~COG:K;~EggNog:ENOG410PQKV;~InterPro:IPR001289;~PFAM:PF02045;~go_function: GO:0003700 - DNA-binding transcription factor activity [Evidence IEA];~go_process: GO:0006355 - regulation of transcription, DNA-templated [Evidence IEA]) → MEYSPQYQQQHGQHPGHPSSHMAGPYQPTPQNPGSVGSMTSPTNPQAHMQQTHPTHQASPVVPSQSHYQQAQNAPGPMHQQMNFPQSYGVTAAMQPQPYGISPTQAAAMATAAASGQFYPVHGDSMAGQMQQGPRGSPRMAGVPVKADRNPRSPQMPGQIPPMGTQVPLPPAAQMQQRRMSHVGSPHVQNAQPVLNHVGRPSVPPPMPPPQHPVQQTQASPDMVPSGAEESPLYVNAKQFHRILKRRVARQKLEEQLRLTSKGRKPYLHESRHNHAMRRPRGPGGRFLTADEVAAMEKKGIGLGQENADPNASKSLSDSSPSSQKRKASDGNNDNSNSAKKAKTGARKASTNADESEPESGAPSDEDG